gaaaaaataatgagaatgtgaaactatgtaaatttctctgaaagtgacattttgctaaccccccaaaaagtagaattggtaaatatgaaatgactgtaaatggcacaattctgatgtaacagaggctatttctggttgttttcaggaatatttttcaCTGCATAAAATGTTACTCAAGTTGTGGTGTTACactaaattgaaaataatttcaaggtccttgaaaagctgtatttactgtcagataagtaattgTGCTATTCTTTCTGCAGGGCcatcactgccaaaacagtagaggattgagacagcacagacatcagcagcctaacctgttggccaacactgatctgtgttcataatcagtcaagaaacctctggatgtccttcctgtatatagttgtttatgctaattgtactgtatattgtctaaatgataaaaggtatattatttttgtagtgttatttatttacatgttttccaAAAAATGGAATAAACTTGCCTAATTCAGTTATTATTAGTACATCACATAAAGTGAAAGAACTGCAATGGGatagttgtttatgctggaagtgtaaagaaaaggcatttatcattttattcactttattcaaacaatttagagataatgcaaaatAAGGTGTAAATACAGAACGACAAATAAAcaggtgtcaggcagagttccagcacttgatgtgattgctccaaacatagtccttgaattctggcctgtaaaacAATAGATGAGCAACATTAGATATctttatggaacagagcttgactgtcctcagcatactgcGAACATATACgctttcaatggtcaatactttagacattcctgtacaaaactgtacagatgtcccagtttatataacatttttttgtaccagccctttatctttctttacatgtttctccttactgtgtttattgttatgcaccaaaacacaaattcaaatggtgaaaaactgcttggcaaaaaatgttattctgattagggcacttgtgtgtccaagttacatgcctggtcaatatactgtacaaacacaaatagttgcaggtggtgtttatcaggaaaaaaaacaccagtaatgttctactttagatgctgacctgctcatgtgcaatcctttgagcttgaagatcttctactcgacgtatgaacatctgctccttgacctgtcgcccTCCCAAGTCCATGGCCTCTGCCTTCACTTCCTcggacactgctggttgccctCCTGTCGTCCTCTGACAGGATGATGTGCTTCGCTCTGGTGTGTCTTCATCATCGGAGTCAATGATGCTCTCATtgtggaagctctaacatgcaaaacatcatatcatcatgagtccaatacaatattcatgttcgtctgtgaatcactgagggacacaaaaaaataaaacatgtagtaggcccaccactaatcttgatgttttagctttgccatatctaatgttaccatagccagctgctgctagctaaccagcaatgagttacaacatcaaaatacactttcaaaactatatctgaatgctaacaaatctagcttgacagctatcagtgttagcaatggctatgttggttgtttacgttcaatttgataatattaggtgtttatttacaggtgaatgagacataAGGTAGCTACttgttagatgttgtgatgaaaatgaTGTACTGGTACTCTTCCCACCGCTCATGAGGACTCGGATTCCATCTGCAGTATTCGGCAGTTGTCGTACGGTGCGCGTTTATGGTTTGGGGAGAGCGactttggagagaggcctgagtgcaggggacggggtttactggctggacactttcaaaatctagcctgggcttgaCGGTTTTTCCAACTTACCGACCTCAGCTTTAAATTCAAATTGCTTTTGTCTCAGTTGAAGTATTTGCTTGTTGACCTGATCACAAGATGGTGTACAATGTCTCCCCTGCCTCCCCGCAATCTCCGCCTATGCTTGGCGTAGATACCTTGGATTGAGGGAAATTAAAGATATCTCGAACAGGAATAACTGATCTGAAACTGAAGTTATGACTAGTCATAATTCAGTAGCAGATATCCACAGTGTGAATGACAGATATCTGCAACTGAATTGTACATAGGCCCATACCTGTCAAGTATCCCGTTTTGGCCGGGAAAGTCCCGTATTTTACCCTTCTTTCCCGCCGTCCTCCCGTATTAGTATTTTCCCGTAAATATCCCGTATTTTAACCTGcgttacaaaaaaataataataccgGGCCCGGgcggagtaaaaaaaaaaaaaaaaaacatcccctGCCCTGAGCTCTGTCACTAGCCTCGCGATAACTGCAGTAGCCTAGGTGTAGGTGGCAGTTGTCGCGAGGTTAGCGTCAGATGATGGTGACAACgcgagaaaaaaagagaaggaagatgGACGATGGACGGGACAGAGCGGGCGCGCCTCCTCCAGGTCCTCCTGCCAAAAAACCAAAGCCGCTGTGTAATTACCGTGACCGGTGGGACAGTGACTTCACTTTTTTGAAGAGGAGCAGGGTGGGGGACAGTCATGCGTTCTGCAGGATTTGCAACTCTGACTTCAGCATCTCGCACGGGGGGAGGAATGATGTAGGACAGCACGAAAAATCTGCAAAGCACAAGCGCGGGCTGGAGGCACAAAAAAGTGCCCAGTCCATGTCAGCGTTCGTGACGAAAAATACCAACGAGGCAGACCAGGTCACACGTGCGGAGGTCAAAATGGCAATGCTGTGCGCCAAAAATAACATTCCTTTCTCCTTCCACGATGACTTCAACAAGTGTGTAGCCGACATGTTCCCGGACTCTGCTATTGCACGGAAATATTCAACGGGAAAAACTAAGGCTACTCAACTCATCAAAGGTAAGTTAGCTAGCCATACAGCTGTACACTGAGGGAAAAACTCTAGCATTGAATGACATAAGTATGACTATTGTGTAACGTTAGGCCTGGCTATTTGATAATGTGCCCATGGCATGCTTGTTGAACAATGTTCTGGGCTACTAGCTAATTACTGGACACTCGACAGGTGCCATAGCAGCAGAACTACAGGACGAGTTGGCCAAAACATGCCGATCTCAGCCCTTTTCACTGATGTGCGACGAATCTAATaacagaaatacagacaaagaATTCGTCATCCTGACTAGACTCTACGATGAGGCCACTCTGCAGGTCGCTACAAAATTCCTGGAAATGCCTACATGCAATGTGGGAAATGCAGAAAATCTTTATGAAAAGCTGAGTGAAGCATTAAGGTAAGGGGAACTGCACTGTGTTGACATGTTTGTAGCTTGCATTTAGTTACAACCTTACATTTTGTCTGAGacattttgtggcattttttcccctgtttccaATAGAAAAAGAGGCATCCCATGGGATAACCTGATTGCCTTTAATTCGGATAATGCGAGTGTTATGAAAGGCCGACATAACTCGGTCATCAGCAGACTGAAGACCAGCCAGCCCCACATCCAGGACCTTGGCTGCATCTGCCACTTGGTACAACTGGCCACAGGCTGTGGGATCAGAGCAGCCAAGGTACCGGTGGAAGACATCCTGGTGGGGATATACACCCACTTTGATAAAAGGTAAATGCATACATATGGGCCTGCTATTTCTCTCGCCTAATATTATATAACATTTCCTGTAGCTAACTCATGAACAAGGTAGCCTAGTAGGCCTGCAGTTCATAttcctcactcactcactcactcactcactcactcactcactcactcactcactcttcCAACCACTAACAGAGTAATTTTCTATCCCTCAGTGCAAAAAGATGTGAAATCTACAAAGAGTTTGTAGACTTCACTGATTCAGACCACCTGAAGCTCCTCAGGTACTGCAGCACCAGATGGCTGAGTCTGTTAACCTGCATCCAGAGGGTGCTGAACCAGTGGGACGCGCTACAGGTAGGATGGTAACTCCACTCAGCAGATATCTACACAGTTTACTATGCTATNNNNNNNNNNNNNNNNNNNNNNNNNNNNNNNNNNNNNNNNNNNNNNNNNNNNNNNNNNNNNNNNNNNNNNNNNNNNNNNNNNNNNNNNNNNNNNNNNNNNCTGAAGGTCCTTGTCTTGAGGTGGGTCTGAGTCATGGCAAGCATTAAAAAGGAACAGTCAGCATTTAATAAGATGTATTTAAGACTCCAAAATCACAGTCCACACATTATTAAGCCATACTTACAGCCAATATAAGCACAAGCCCCATGTTCTGTGGATGGACAGTACACATTGTTGCAAGTGTAATTTGATGCTTGGGTCATGTGGACAGTAAAGGCATATGTTTGATTGGAGATCCGTCTCAATTTACTGGACCCTGGTGTATTGTTAAAAATTTCCCCGGCTGGCAAAATGCAGCAGAAGGTGAAATTACTGCCAACCTcaaaaaatctgtcttttggATAAACCCCAGGCCGTTTTAAGTTTTCCATCCctgcaaaaacataaaaataagacATAGTAAGCATCTGAAAAGATTGAATGtttttcaagataaaaaaaaaaatgaagtgaagTAAGCTTAATATTAACCAGGGTGAGTATGTTCTTGTTTCCATGGGCTCGTCTGTTTGTTGTATCGCGACCTGATCCTGACTGAATGGGAAAAACATTCCAATGCAAATGGAGATATCCAGTTCCAGGAGTGAGAAGATCCTATCTGGTCAGGCATCACAGAAACTTCCCcctaaaacattttcaaaaccaaattagAGGTATGTTTGTTTGGCTATTCCAGGCGCTGATATTATTGTTAAAGTCAGCAATGCTGGTTTATCAACTCTTACAGTAAGTGGTATGGAAGAATCTGGTTTGAGAACCACCAACTCATAAACGAGCACATCGTGTACTGCAGAGCATGAAGGGTCGTCCTCCGTCCACGTTAACATAATCATCTGGTCAGAGCTAGTAAGTGTCAGATTCTGAGGTCCACATTGGAGGACACCtgagg
This portion of the Pagrus major chromosome 12, Pma_NU_1.0 genome encodes:
- the LOC141006191 gene encoding uncharacterized protein — encoded protein: MMVTTREKKRRKMDDGRDRAGAPPPGPPAKKPKPLCNYRDRWDSDFTFLKRSRVGDSHAFCRICNSDFSISHGGRNDVGQHEKSAKHKRGLEAQKSAQSMSAFVTKNTNEADQVTRAEVKMAMLCAKNNIPFSFHDDFNKCVADMFPDSAIARKYSTGKTKATQLIKGAIAAELQDELAKTCRSQPFSLMCDESNNRNTDKEFVILTRLYDEATLQVATKFLEMPTCNVGNAENLYEKLSEALRKRGIPWDNLIAFNSDNASVMKGRHNSVISRLKTSQPHIQDLGCICHLVQLATGCGIRAAKVPVEDILVGIYTHFDKSAKRCEIYKEFVDFTDSDHLKLLRYCSTRWLSLLTCIQRVLNQWDALQVGW